The Dethiobacter alkaliphilus AHT 1 region GTGCGCCGGGTTTGTAAAAAAGAAGGGCAGATAATCTTATTGGAACATGTGCGTAGTGATAATCCGTTGGTGGGTAAGCTGATGGATATATTAAACCCGGTCTCTCTTCAGCTAGTAGGTTCAAACATTAACCGTCGCACACTGGAAAACATAGATCTGGCCGGGATCACCCCGGAAAGAATTGAGGATTATCATGGGAAAATCGTCAAACTGATTATCGCCAAGCCTGATTAATAAGGCAGCAGCTGCCTGTGATATTTTAACTCAATCCTTTGAAAAGCCGGATGTACCCGGTAACTGGAAGCTTAATATCGCCCCTACGCAGGAAGAAGGGATTTTACAGGAAGCAGAGAATGGGTATGACCTAATAGTGTTAGGCGCCTCGGTGGAGTGGGGAATTAAAGAGTACATCACCGGCATGGTAACAGACCGGGTCGCGGAGCAGGCAAATACTTCAGTGCTGATTGTCCGCGGGTATAATCCCTCACTGCAGAACAGAAGATTGAGAACGGTGCTGAGCAATCTTAAAGAAGCACTGAATTATTAAAAAGGAGTGGTTCCCATTGATTCAGGAAGTCTATCCCGGAATACATAAAATTGATGTACCTATCCCCAAAAACCCTTTAAAATCGCTAAATTGCTATATAATACAAAGTGGTGGTCGGCATCTGATGATTGACACCGGTTTTAATCGAGAGGAATGTTTGCAGGTATTAAAAGAGGCGATACATAAGCTGAATGTGGATTTGAAAAAAACGGACATTCTTATTACACACATGCATGCAGACCACTCCGGCCTGGTGGCTGATTTAGTAGCCGAAGGAGCAACAGCCTATTGCAGCGCCGAAGATGCGGACACCATCAATGCCGATG contains the following coding sequences:
- a CDS encoding universal stress protein, which encodes MLQEAENGYDLIVLGASVEWGIKEYITGMVTDRVAEQANTSVLIVRGYNPSLQNRRLRTVLSNLKEALNY